The following proteins are co-located in the Flectobacillus major DSM 103 genome:
- a CDS encoding tetratricopeptide repeat protein, with protein MKKILLSFLFALCSLAICTAQDVNTALRYLKIANTLREVKQFDQSEDYLNKALNMVRGRSEYWEAAVYENLGFLYRDQENTLEASRNFTKAIDLYKKLKMAMSEKAITQLLDGMKEAEELYAGIDVGSKGVKLSIIGVTVSPKKGLTYTLKKSMSINTEPSALTPQAIKETAQAVKDLVDTATVRNNVISDRMFIILSSGLKQATDKQAGKEAELIAAMKEALKNPSQKIDIISAEDEAKFGALAMVAPELHISSSLMDIGGGNMKGGYLLNRNKFESVNFPYGTKAFVKIVKKKLPDANLEEYTKGVNEEVKVVGEELSLELNRKVGFKNRKNVFLLGGIVFVMNAFLHPERANIVGRPVEVSIDDVRKFRQMSASSYEELINPDFSRITDPAIRQVAEEDVKNITTKIYNQQDIIAGAALLETLIKEMNRDGVQKRFYFIKGGDVAWISGYVFKLISDEYQTKKE; from the coding sequence ATGAAAAAAATATTACTCTCGTTTCTTTTTGCCCTATGTAGCTTGGCTATTTGTACCGCACAGGATGTCAATACGGCATTGCGTTATCTCAAGATTGCCAATACACTTCGTGAAGTCAAACAATTTGACCAGTCAGAAGATTACCTCAACAAAGCCCTAAATATGGTAAGAGGTCGAAGCGAATACTGGGAAGCGGCAGTATACGAAAATTTAGGTTTTTTGTACCGTGACCAAGAAAACACCTTAGAAGCATCTCGAAATTTCACCAAAGCCATCGACCTATACAAGAAGCTTAAAATGGCTATGAGTGAAAAGGCTATTACACAACTACTAGATGGGATGAAAGAAGCCGAAGAGCTCTATGCTGGTATCGACGTAGGCTCGAAGGGAGTTAAATTAAGTATTATCGGTGTGACGGTTTCACCTAAAAAGGGACTTACTTATACCCTCAAAAAAAGTATGTCTATCAATACCGAGCCAAGTGCCCTAACGCCACAGGCTATCAAAGAAACAGCTCAGGCGGTCAAAGACCTTGTTGATACAGCAACCGTCAGAAATAATGTTATTTCGGATAGGATGTTTATTATTTTGAGTAGTGGCCTCAAACAAGCTACCGACAAACAAGCAGGAAAAGAAGCAGAACTAATAGCAGCGATGAAAGAAGCATTAAAAAATCCGAGTCAAAAAATTGATATTATTTCGGCTGAAGATGAAGCTAAATTTGGTGCTTTGGCAATGGTAGCTCCCGAACTACACATTTCGTCGTCGCTTATGGATATTGGCGGTGGTAATATGAAAGGTGGCTATTTGCTAAACCGAAACAAGTTTGAATCGGTCAATTTTCCTTATGGCACAAAAGCTTTTGTTAAAATTGTAAAAAAGAAACTACCAGATGCCAATCTTGAAGAGTATACCAAGGGCGTAAACGAAGAGGTAAAAGTAGTCGGCGAAGAGCTTTCGTTGGAATTGAATAGAAAAGTTGGCTTCAAAAACCGTAAAAATGTATTTTTATTGGGAGGTATCGTATTCGTAATGAATGCTTTTTTACATCCAGAAAGAGCTAATATTGTAGGTCGCCCTGTAGAAGTAAGCATAGATGACGTTCGGAAATTTAGACAAATGAGTGCTAGTAGCTACGAAGAATTGATTAATCCTGATTTTTCGAGAATCACCGACCCAGCCATCCGTCAAGTAGCCGAGGAAGATGTAAAAAATATCACTACCAAAATCTATAATCAACAAGATATTATTGCAGGTGCGGCTTTGCTCGAAACACTTATCAAAGAAATGAATCGTGATGGCGTACAAAAAAGGTTCTATTTCATTAAAGGAGGCGACGTTGCCTGGATTAGCGGCTATGTATTCAAACTAATTTCAGACGAATATCAAACCAAAAAAGAGTAA